One Oligoflexus sp. DNA segment encodes these proteins:
- a CDS encoding BamA/OMP85 family outer membrane protein, which translates to MRFFALMSLSLILSLLALPGLAKPWDFAPGARPQRLNEDELRRNFPDIKTPEDLSNLLKAINLAEPMAEVTAEDEGERIVIKLVTADTVSEVRIYSLTRSIRLAVESKVSKYVGNTASQEVRKQLSDEIFKVLKDHGYYLAKVQIAQRPHRGGILYEAAIDEDYPCTIKHIDYGFRLPPGIENPYEIGMYCEVDEIRSRLIELETELVEAGYNQQRIQSPEIIFDPATNTATIKIMGTLGKKIQVRINSPIKSAGLVSAIFGDDLNAVDPSITDPDAMASEITRQYKAQGYDDVEIRQLPPRTPDAETIEYQFDVRPGPEYLVTEVQFEGLTALTQEEATDVMGLTAGLSNRPIFSQDLTQKAREALQGVYKERGFWDAKVFDPRVIKNPATGEVKLVYVVKEGKRRLFDGMVVTGNRALPTDDIEAMLNVDDKEPLAWQHLIDFEKAMRQAYRNLGYLQVEMNLELVQNRQFRDIETKVILNVREGPRSKFGDITIRGLVKTDEDVVRREIRFTPGSWFDPAQVEESRQALVDLGLFSSVSITPSESTASSGDHAVPYTVIVREARSGTVSFGPGWSLNDGMRFSIESAYNNIGGRGRKIFSKGTLNEEKTQTPLADKTLLGRYVGVGYIEPWLFDYPVDGTLTFNHKGMARDTSWEVSRAAEAIASHRLRGFLPRTDLSLFTLYKEVSVEAEEGVKRATLTESGILQVREIGLRHVTDGRNNLGWPTKGFRLSTEVSLADFVFGGDIKYNKWAFSFNVYHELFENFVMAVGTSYTSYNNIKRRDAPNVLPTSERLLSGGPDTNRGFRENSLGPVLTYTEDGKKTDNFYGGSRRASQRLEFRYQLIQDTFALTSFFDANNSFFSPTEERLIRQNFANSPAEGEVTPPELYDNEPYQLDDLFRHPQYLWTKNYLSYGISGNMLTPLGSANISVGWPWRRCLNNAEDCPYPRGNSNYRQLRGAVIGINVGATF; encoded by the coding sequence TTGCGATTTTTTGCTCTGATGAGCCTCAGCCTGATCTTAAGCCTCCTGGCCCTTCCCGGCCTCGCGAAGCCCTGGGATTTCGCGCCCGGAGCCCGGCCTCAGCGTTTGAATGAAGACGAACTGCGCAGGAATTTTCCCGACATCAAAACCCCCGAGGACCTCAGCAATCTTCTGAAGGCCATCAACCTGGCCGAACCCATGGCCGAGGTCACCGCCGAGGATGAAGGCGAGCGCATCGTCATCAAGCTCGTGACGGCGGATACTGTCAGCGAAGTGCGCATCTATAGTTTGACCCGCAGCATCCGCCTCGCCGTCGAAAGCAAAGTCAGTAAGTATGTGGGCAACACAGCATCCCAGGAAGTCAGAAAGCAGCTGAGCGATGAAATCTTCAAAGTCCTGAAGGATCACGGCTATTATCTGGCCAAAGTGCAGATCGCGCAGCGTCCGCATCGGGGCGGTATCCTCTATGAGGCGGCGATTGATGAAGACTATCCCTGCACCATCAAGCATATCGACTATGGCTTCCGCTTGCCTCCCGGGATTGAAAACCCCTATGAAATAGGCATGTACTGCGAGGTGGATGAAATCCGTAGCCGGCTCATCGAACTTGAGACCGAGCTGGTCGAAGCCGGATACAATCAGCAGCGCATCCAAAGCCCTGAAATCATCTTTGATCCCGCGACCAATACTGCGACCATCAAGATCATGGGCACGCTGGGAAAGAAGATTCAGGTTCGCATCAATAGCCCCATCAAATCCGCGGGACTCGTCTCGGCGATTTTCGGTGATGATCTGAATGCCGTGGATCCTTCCATCACCGATCCCGATGCCATGGCCTCGGAAATCACGCGCCAGTATAAGGCCCAGGGCTATGATGACGTCGAAATTCGCCAGCTGCCCCCGCGCACACCCGATGCAGAGACTATTGAATATCAATTCGATGTCCGCCCCGGCCCTGAATATCTCGTCACCGAAGTGCAGTTCGAAGGCCTGACAGCTCTGACTCAGGAAGAGGCCACCGATGTCATGGGACTCACGGCTGGCTTAAGCAACCGGCCCATCTTCAGCCAGGATCTGACGCAAAAAGCCCGCGAAGCCTTGCAGGGTGTCTATAAGGAACGTGGTTTTTGGGATGCGAAAGTCTTCGATCCCCGCGTCATCAAAAACCCCGCGACCGGCGAAGTGAAGCTGGTATATGTCGTCAAAGAGGGTAAAAGAAGGCTTTTCGATGGGATGGTCGTGACCGGCAACCGGGCCCTGCCGACTGATGATATCGAAGCGATGCTCAATGTCGATGACAAAGAGCCGCTGGCGTGGCAGCATCTGATCGATTTTGAAAAGGCCATGCGCCAGGCCTATCGTAACCTTGGTTACCTGCAGGTCGAAATGAATCTGGAACTGGTGCAGAATCGTCAGTTCCGGGATATCGAAACCAAAGTCATCCTGAATGTGCGCGAAGGACCCCGTTCCAAATTCGGCGACATCACGATCCGCGGCCTTGTGAAAACTGATGAAGACGTCGTGCGCCGGGAAATTCGTTTCACCCCCGGCAGCTGGTTTGACCCCGCGCAGGTCGAGGAAAGCCGCCAGGCCCTGGTCGACCTCGGACTCTTCAGCTCCGTGAGCATTACACCCAGTGAAAGCACGGCCAGCTCAGGGGATCACGCGGTTCCCTATACCGTGATCGTAAGAGAAGCCCGCTCGGGAACAGTCAGCTTCGGTCCAGGTTGGAGTTTGAATGATGGCATGCGTTTTTCCATTGAAAGCGCCTACAACAATATCGGGGGCCGCGGTCGTAAGATCTTCAGCAAGGGTACTCTGAACGAAGAGAAAACGCAGACGCCGCTGGCTGATAAGACTCTTCTCGGTCGTTACGTGGGCGTCGGCTATATCGAACCCTGGCTTTTCGATTATCCCGTCGATGGCACGCTGACCTTCAACCATAAAGGGATGGCCCGTGACACCTCATGGGAAGTCAGTCGGGCTGCGGAAGCGATCGCCAGTCACCGTCTGCGCGGTTTCCTTCCGCGCACCGATTTGTCTCTATTCACTCTTTATAAGGAAGTCAGCGTCGAAGCCGAGGAAGGCGTTAAGCGGGCCACGCTTACTGAATCAGGGATCCTTCAGGTTCGTGAAATCGGCCTCAGGCATGTGACCGATGGTCGTAACAATCTCGGCTGGCCGACGAAGGGTTTCCGTCTTTCCACTGAAGTCAGTCTTGCTGATTTTGTGTTCGGTGGTGATATCAAATACAATAAGTGGGCGTTCAGCTTCAACGTCTATCATGAACTCTTCGAGAATTTCGTGATGGCGGTGGGGACGAGTTACACGAGCTACAATAATATCAAGCGTCGCGATGCCCCGAACGTCCTTCCCACATCCGAACGTCTTCTGAGCGGAGGACCGGATACCAATCGCGGTTTTCGCGAAAACAGCCTGGGCCCGGTGCTGACCTACACCGAAGACGGCAAGAAAACGGACAACTTTTATGGGGGTTCGCGCCGGGCTTCGCAGCGTCTCGAATTTCGCTATCAGCTGATCCAGGACACCTTCGCGCTCACGAGCTTTTTCGATGCCAACAACAGCTTTTTCTCGCCGACGGAAGAGCGCCTGATTCGCCAGAACTTTGCCAACTCACCCGCCGAAGGTGAAGTCACGCCGCCTGAACTTTACGACAACGAGCCTTATCAACTCGACGATCTGTTCCGTCATCCGCAGTACCTTTGGACGAAGAACTATCTGTCCTATGGCATTTCCGGCAATATGCTCACGCCGCTGGGTTCCGCGAATATCTCGGTGGGCTGGCCGTGGCGGCGCTGCCTCAACAATGCCGAAGATTGCCCCTATCCGCGCGGCAACAGCAATTACCGGCAACTGCGCGGCGCTGTGATCGGGATCAACGTGGGCGCCACCTTCTGA
- a CDS encoding translocation/assembly module TamB domain-containing protein — MFQALKKLMIVVGVLVALAYLGNLLIDNPYVHGLLRRTINEKLEQYTHLSVKFEAINAKFVPPGFDIYGVEVRYQKPDGTEQTLAQLSHLQLRVSLLALVLSQPEVFDLEINEPRISLPLPPIEQLVKVEQFPDWNKKSELPDWPLNFPMPLKHVRIGNATINVKIPDAKPDKPDLLSLQLEGLDVDFTFSTWQKFDLALQLKRGNLRVEGASLLRDLRLQLDLRQDKDQLVSQKFVIESDDLTATGEARVVYETELKKRKGALQDKNARQLKGLLIRVDNKISQADIGILGRYLAIDQTEGRIFGSTELQLHIPFDEARAPSWRLDGKGESQGAKLFGFKLLNSQLDFNITEQGMTFEDALVKKDKATLAQGSGFIGFTKEAPFRFNIHPKDLPFGELMSVLGIDEFKAFSAWLDSPEIKLYGESVPFAMHINGPARFSQLSFPFVADLPKRYQEAPTCLIQTSLLINADALTIKEGDGQCWKSLRRDQDIPAEGGSPVKLGGRFFFNNEKGMDFTVDSPGLDTALLEHFTKLPAKGVAKVQTRIKGPYNHLIIGGNASGQNLVVGGFDLKQLESSYKLDINRNLLHVDDLYAGLAERGALAVDGFEMEIAAPFNFKAQVNAQKIPSNFIAEGLKQSFQIDNLSFGFPSLRGSISGPLLQPFAWRGDLDFTVSELTLGDEELLSEAAGTISSDEKNWSLSKAYARLDQLEARATFDIQRRGGPTSREHVLHELGIRPADRVRISIKTINQNLNNYRTNEVAQEINHLTSLPYIGSFFAEQKFGGQIQLEADLEGPIDHLQGKVEGSLEQPYVWGIPISSFNLSGFVDGWKLHIPELRHSGNALVGRLNIDFGKASMPYDWYFYFNQMDIRALIGQFFAEDPRNFAYLTAEWTMQGELSNFWGSKGDLVLSRVRSKLFRNLGSRTSSVELNSDEPIKLKISPQGWLLADKRPLKLQGEYFDLSFESGNNRLPNQLDLSVHGSVKLDILKNFSNVVETARGEVLIDGYLRGALSKPDLSIKLREKRLDPFNVKDWHPVSIGLVDYGPALTSIAMDVEIKDDRVIVNKFKANKGREGSMTVSGQLSFNDSPSNASKLNIELDRMEFNRLTVPVLKSADLTLSGNLAVTGHKLPLNLSGNLEIDRLQSIGNFDLRKQIVASLYETRLSSSAAGGVEQTPFVNLDIGVVADSSITIKNKSLEAVLSADMRVRGTDVQPLLLGQIIAERGTFNYRRTFKITQAVISFDEAVSPPNPRLDIIGEATVNPYKVEVMVDGSLKTPRIQLSIDPALRDDGSPISNLDILILISTGRIPDQVNKTTAQSAESASINELVSFFAAFAEEPIEKLFDMSGQTVIREVYFDSYLPESGQRPVTRINFPIRLGENISAVLQVDDAANTKVSLEYVLHEGITVSGSLDQTTNRQTNDQKALPADSGFDLKFRFGFD; from the coding sequence GTGTTTCAAGCTTTGAAAAAGCTGATGATCGTAGTCGGTGTGCTGGTGGCACTGGCCTACCTTGGCAATTTGCTGATCGACAACCCATACGTTCATGGCCTCTTGCGCCGCACGATCAATGAAAAGCTGGAACAGTATACGCATCTCTCGGTCAAATTCGAGGCGATCAACGCCAAGTTCGTGCCGCCGGGCTTTGATATCTATGGCGTCGAAGTCCGCTATCAAAAACCGGATGGAACCGAGCAGACCCTCGCCCAGCTTTCCCATCTGCAGCTGCGTGTCTCGCTTCTGGCTTTGGTGCTGAGCCAGCCGGAAGTCTTCGACCTCGAAATCAATGAACCCCGTATCAGTCTTCCCCTGCCGCCGATCGAACAGCTGGTGAAAGTCGAGCAGTTTCCCGACTGGAATAAAAAATCGGAACTTCCTGACTGGCCTTTGAATTTTCCGATGCCGCTCAAACACGTGCGCATCGGCAATGCCACGATCAACGTAAAAATCCCCGACGCCAAGCCCGACAAGCCCGACCTCCTGTCTTTGCAATTGGAAGGTCTGGATGTGGACTTCACCTTCAGCACCTGGCAGAAGTTTGATCTGGCTCTGCAGCTGAAACGTGGCAACCTGCGAGTCGAAGGCGCCAGTCTTCTGCGCGATCTCAGGCTGCAGCTGGACCTCAGGCAGGACAAGGATCAGCTGGTTTCACAGAAATTCGTGATCGAATCGGATGACCTCACGGCCACCGGCGAAGCCCGCGTGGTTTATGAAACGGAGTTGAAAAAACGCAAAGGCGCGCTGCAGGATAAGAATGCGCGTCAGCTCAAAGGCCTTCTGATTCGTGTGGATAATAAGATCAGCCAGGCGGATATCGGCATACTCGGACGCTATCTGGCGATCGACCAAACGGAAGGGCGCATTTTCGGATCGACGGAGCTGCAGCTGCACATTCCTTTCGATGAAGCGCGCGCACCGTCCTGGCGCCTGGATGGCAAAGGCGAATCGCAAGGCGCGAAACTCTTCGGCTTTAAACTGCTCAATTCACAGCTCGACTTCAACATCACCGAGCAGGGCATGACCTTTGAAGACGCCCTGGTGAAAAAGGACAAGGCGACGCTGGCCCAGGGCTCGGGTTTCATCGGCTTCACCAAGGAAGCCCCGTTCCGTTTTAACATTCATCCGAAGGATCTGCCCTTCGGCGAACTCATGTCCGTGCTCGGCATTGATGAATTCAAAGCCTTCAGCGCCTGGCTGGATTCCCCGGAAATCAAGCTCTATGGCGAGTCCGTGCCTTTTGCGATGCACATCAACGGGCCGGCCCGCTTCTCGCAGCTCTCCTTCCCTTTTGTGGCCGATCTTCCGAAGCGCTATCAGGAGGCGCCCACCTGCCTCATCCAAACCTCGCTCCTGATCAATGCCGATGCCTTGACCATCAAGGAAGGCGATGGCCAGTGCTGGAAATCGCTGCGACGCGATCAGGATATTCCCGCGGAAGGCGGCTCGCCGGTGAAGCTGGGCGGCAGGTTCTTTTTCAACAACGAAAAGGGCATGGACTTCACCGTGGATTCACCCGGCCTCGACACGGCGCTGCTCGAACATTTTACCAAGCTGCCGGCCAAGGGCGTGGCCAAAGTTCAGACCCGCATCAAAGGCCCCTATAATCATCTCATCATAGGCGGCAACGCCAGCGGTCAGAATCTTGTGGTCGGCGGTTTTGATCTGAAGCAGCTGGAATCGTCCTATAAGCTCGACATCAACCGGAATCTTCTGCATGTGGACGATCTTTACGCCGGCCTTGCCGAGCGGGGCGCGCTGGCCGTCGATGGCTTTGAAATGGAAATCGCCGCCCCATTCAACTTCAAAGCCCAGGTGAACGCGCAGAAAATTCCGTCGAATTTCATTGCGGAAGGTCTGAAGCAATCCTTTCAGATCGACAATCTCAGCTTCGGATTTCCTTCCCTGCGTGGTTCCATCAGTGGCCCCCTGCTGCAACCTTTTGCCTGGCGCGGCGACCTTGATTTCACCGTGAGCGAGCTGACCCTGGGGGACGAGGAGCTTTTGAGCGAAGCGGCCGGCACGATCAGCAGTGATGAAAAAAACTGGTCGCTCTCCAAAGCCTATGCGCGTCTTGATCAGCTCGAAGCCCGCGCGACGTTCGACATCCAAAGACGCGGAGGGCCGACCAGCCGCGAGCATGTCCTGCATGAGCTCGGGATTCGCCCTGCGGATCGCGTGCGGATCAGCATCAAAACCATCAATCAGAATCTGAATAACTATCGCACCAATGAAGTCGCGCAGGAGATCAATCACCTCACAAGTCTTCCTTATATCGGAAGCTTCTTCGCCGAACAAAAATTCGGCGGACAGATTCAGCTGGAAGCCGATCTGGAGGGCCCGATCGATCATCTGCAGGGCAAGGTGGAAGGCTCCCTGGAACAGCCCTATGTCTGGGGCATTCCGATTTCCTCGTTCAATCTTTCCGGCTTCGTCGATGGCTGGAAACTTCATATCCCCGAGCTGCGGCATTCAGGAAATGCTCTGGTCGGGCGCCTCAATATCGACTTCGGCAAGGCCTCGATGCCTTACGACTGGTACTTCTATTTCAACCAGATGGATATTCGTGCCCTCATCGGCCAGTTCTTTGCCGAGGATCCGCGAAACTTCGCCTACCTCACCGCTGAATGGACCATGCAAGGGGAACTCAGCAATTTCTGGGGATCGAAAGGGGATCTGGTGCTGAGTCGCGTCCGTTCCAAACTCTTTCGCAACCTCGGCAGCCGCACCTCATCGGTGGAACTCAACAGCGACGAGCCGATCAAGTTGAAGATCAGCCCCCAGGGCTGGCTCCTGGCGGACAAGAGGCCGCTCAAACTTCAGGGTGAATACTTCGATCTCAGCTTTGAATCCGGGAACAATCGCCTGCCGAATCAGCTGGATCTTTCGGTCCATGGTTCGGTGAAACTCGATATACTGAAAAACTTCAGCAACGTCGTGGAAACCGCGCGCGGTGAAGTCCTGATCGATGGCTATCTGCGTGGCGCCTTGAGCAAGCCGGATCTGTCCATCAAACTGCGGGAAAAGCGCCTGGATCCCTTCAATGTCAAAGACTGGCATCCGGTCTCCATCGGCCTTGTCGACTATGGACCGGCGCTGACCAGCATAGCCATGGACGTTGAGATCAAAGACGACCGCGTGATCGTCAATAAGTTCAAGGCCAACAAAGGACGTGAAGGCAGCATGACCGTATCGGGCCAGCTCAGTTTCAACGATAGCCCCTCGAATGCGTCCAAACTCAACATTGAACTCGATCGCATGGAATTCAATCGACTCACGGTTCCCGTCCTAAAATCCGCGGACCTGACCCTGAGTGGAAACCTGGCCGTCACGGGCCATAAGCTTCCTCTCAATCTGAGCGGCAATCTGGAAATCGACCGTCTCCAGTCCATCGGCAACTTTGATTTAAGAAAGCAGATCGTCGCCTCGCTCTATGAAACAAGGCTCAGTTCATCGGCCGCTGGCGGCGTCGAGCAAACGCCTTTCGTCAATCTCGATATCGGCGTCGTGGCAGACAGCTCCATCACCATCAAAAACAAAAGCCTTGAAGCCGTGCTGTCCGCCGACATGCGCGTCCGCGGCACGGACGTGCAGCCCCTGCTTTTGGGCCAGATCATAGCCGAGCGGGGCACTTTCAACTACCGCCGTACCTTCAAGATCACTCAGGCTGTCATTTCCTTCGATGAGGCCGTGTCGCCTCCGAATCCACGACTCGATATCATCGGTGAAGCGACGGTGAATCCCTATAAGGTCGAAGTCATGGTCGATGGCAGTCTGAAAACGCCGCGCATCCAGCTGAGCATTGATCCGGCTCTGCGGGATGACGGCTCGCCCATCAGTAACCTTGATATCCTGATTCTCATCAGTACCGGCCGCATTCCTGATCAGGTCAACAAAACGACGGCTCAAAGCGCGGAAAGCGCTTCGATCAATGAGCTTGTGAGTTTCTTTGCGGCCTTTGCCGAGGAACCGATCGAAAAACTCTTTGACATGTCAGGACAGACAGTCATCCGGGAAGTGTATTTTGACTCGTATCTGCCGGAATCGGGCCAGCGTCCGGTGACCCGCATCAACTTTCCTATACGCCTGGGCGAAAATATCAGCGCCGTCCTGCAGGTGGACGACGCCGCGAACACCAAGGTCTCACTGGAATACGTGCTGCACGAAGGCATCACGGTTTCCGGCAGCTTGGACCAAACGACGAACCGGCAGACAAATGATCAGAAGGCCCTTCCAGCCGACTCGGGTTTTGATCTAAAATTCCGTTTTGGCTTCGACTAA
- a CDS encoding ATP-binding protein translates to MDSKKFLAFWGWKSLPWNEPIALDRLYWQESTQIICSRLLLTLQRAASLFVITAPPGHGKSTLARWLYHTMDQQRHDVAFFSLLQSEQHSGWLLPKLAQYLGLDPASSTNRHVLERLQQSRLHGKILTVIIDDAHKLKEPEALDEILALIQVQSIAANHLNFILIGNTRLSAIVQMTEGCQHRLAMSADMQGLSRNDIIPYLNWRLDQIGLPAKVVGADAHSYLMAQAPLSFAWIESLLEGALMEAFLRDQRVISAETIQTAAQYFGLSKGLADEPSTELPKATKPTPGRRKQPAPQTGKSGGGAAPTLDLNSLYYKSGGGHDPEES, encoded by the coding sequence ATGGACAGTAAAAAATTTCTCGCTTTCTGGGGCTGGAAAAGCCTGCCATGGAACGAGCCCATCGCCCTGGACCGCCTTTACTGGCAGGAATCGACCCAGATCATCTGCTCGCGTCTTCTTCTGACGCTGCAAAGAGCGGCCTCGCTCTTCGTGATCACCGCTCCTCCTGGTCATGGTAAGAGTACCTTGGCGCGCTGGCTCTATCACACGATGGATCAGCAAAGACATGATGTCGCTTTCTTTTCGCTCCTTCAAAGCGAGCAGCACAGCGGCTGGCTCCTGCCGAAACTCGCCCAGTATCTGGGACTCGATCCGGCGTCGAGCACCAACCGTCATGTGTTGGAGCGCCTTCAGCAGTCACGCCTGCATGGAAAAATTCTGACCGTTATTATTGATGACGCCCATAAGCTGAAAGAGCCCGAAGCGCTGGATGAAATTTTGGCTTTGATTCAGGTGCAATCCATCGCGGCGAATCATCTCAATTTCATCTTGATTGGTAATACTCGACTCAGCGCCATCGTACAGATGACGGAAGGCTGCCAACATAGATTGGCAATGAGCGCCGACATGCAGGGTCTTTCGCGCAATGACATCATTCCCTATTTGAACTGGCGTCTGGATCAGATAGGATTGCCAGCCAAAGTTGTCGGGGCCGACGCGCACAGCTATCTGATGGCGCAGGCACCGCTCAGTTTCGCCTGGATTGAAAGTCTCTTGGAAGGTGCCTTGATGGAAGCTTTCCTGCGTGATCAGCGGGTGATCAGCGCAGAGACCATCCAGACAGCGGCTCAATACTTTGGCCTGTCCAAGGGTCTGGCTGATGAACCGAGCACGGAGCTGCCGAAAGCGACGAAGCCGACACCCGGACGCCGCAAGCAGCCTGCTCCGCAGACCGGAAAATCTGGCGGAGGCGCGGCGCCCACGCTGGACCTGAATTCTCTTTACTATAAGTCAGGCGGAGGTCATGATCCGGAGGAATCCTGA
- the purD gene encoding phosphoribosylamine--glycine ligase → MKVLLVGSGAREHALAWKLRQSKLVDDLLIWPGSPTMDPLGTRLAMGLDAGMADVARLARNQGVDFVVVGPEQPLADGFADACADLKLPCFGPVAAAAQLESSKAFAKDVMKAAGIPTAGFAVVQGEAACRKTAEQYLANSGGAVIKASGLASGKGVFVCKSQADIDEGIERLYRSGMAKAAETVVIEEVLVGRECSFFVFLGAGEPTPLGFAVDHKRLKDGDEGPNTGGMGCYTPVPWLPSDAGETVMKKVVHPLLVELTKRGMNYTGCLYVGLMWSEKGPSVVEFNVRLGDPEAEVLALHDKRDWARLIAAKVGLIEENREFVAAAAQNAGASVCVVLASPCYPYGEGAPQRFEVPRDVFENGAQDVQVFAAAVREEQGRLMTGRGRLLTVCSHGKDFTEARRHAYAHIKKIAAHWHGVQYRHDIGSGLVEG, encoded by the coding sequence ATGAAAGTACTGCTAGTTGGCTCAGGCGCTCGCGAGCACGCTCTGGCTTGGAAATTACGTCAATCCAAGCTGGTTGATGACCTCCTCATCTGGCCAGGCTCCCCGACCATGGATCCGCTCGGCACACGCCTCGCTATGGGTTTGGACGCTGGAATGGCTGATGTTGCCCGCCTGGCGCGGAATCAGGGCGTTGATTTTGTGGTGGTTGGTCCCGAACAGCCCCTGGCTGATGGTTTTGCGGATGCCTGTGCGGATCTGAAGCTGCCCTGCTTTGGACCCGTAGCTGCCGCGGCTCAGCTGGAATCATCCAAGGCGTTCGCCAAGGATGTGATGAAGGCGGCTGGAATTCCGACCGCAGGTTTTGCGGTGGTTCAAGGGGAAGCAGCCTGCCGTAAAACCGCAGAGCAGTATCTGGCCAACTCAGGTGGCGCAGTCATTAAAGCCAGTGGTCTGGCGTCCGGCAAGGGCGTGTTTGTCTGTAAATCCCAAGCCGACATCGATGAAGGAATTGAAAGGCTCTACCGCTCCGGTATGGCCAAGGCCGCAGAAACCGTCGTGATCGAAGAGGTCCTGGTTGGACGCGAATGTTCCTTCTTTGTTTTCCTGGGGGCCGGGGAACCCACGCCGCTGGGCTTTGCCGTGGATCATAAACGACTGAAGGATGGGGATGAAGGTCCCAATACCGGCGGCATGGGCTGCTATACACCCGTGCCCTGGCTGCCTTCGGATGCCGGTGAAACGGTGATGAAAAAGGTGGTGCATCCCTTGCTCGTGGAATTGACAAAACGCGGGATGAATTACACGGGCTGCCTTTACGTAGGCCTTATGTGGAGTGAAAAAGGTCCTTCTGTTGTCGAATTCAACGTCCGCCTGGGTGATCCCGAAGCCGAAGTCCTGGCGCTGCATGATAAGCGCGACTGGGCTCGGCTGATCGCGGCCAAGGTGGGTTTGATCGAGGAAAATAGGGAATTCGTAGCGGCGGCGGCCCAGAATGCGGGAGCCTCGGTATGCGTGGTGCTCGCTTCGCCCTGCTATCCTTATGGGGAAGGCGCGCCGCAGCGTTTTGAAGTGCCGCGCGATGTCTTTGAAAACGGCGCACAGGACGTTCAGGTCTTTGCAGCCGCTGTTCGGGAAGAACAGGGCCGGCTCATGACAGGTCGTGGACGGCTATTAACCGTATGTTCGCATGGCAAGGATTTTACCGAAGCCCGGCGTCATGCCTATGCGCACATTAAAAAAATCGCTGCGCACTGGCACGGGGTCCAGTATCGTCATGATATCGGATCAGGCCTCGTGGAGGGATGA
- a CDS encoding AIR carboxylase family protein → MQKVLILLASHEDESLTAEGQKLLRDFRLSYQLRVSSAQVSPDFVREIIASFHKDGGQVIICVAAPQDQLASLASASSSLPVLNVLVSSHPVSLMTGAAPVATMGQGAEGFTRAALFVLQMLALQDAELSQNVQRHRHSLAARVIAADHKHRVIFDV, encoded by the coding sequence GTGCAAAAAGTTTTGATTCTGCTGGCCTCGCATGAGGACGAATCCCTGACGGCGGAAGGCCAAAAACTCTTGCGGGATTTTCGCCTTTCCTATCAATTAAGGGTGAGTTCGGCTCAGGTGTCCCCGGATTTCGTTCGGGAGATCATCGCGAGCTTTCACAAGGATGGTGGCCAGGTCATCATCTGCGTGGCCGCACCGCAGGATCAACTGGCTTCCTTGGCCTCAGCATCGAGTTCTTTGCCTGTTTTGAATGTGCTTGTGAGTTCGCATCCTGTCAGTCTCATGACCGGAGCCGCACCTGTGGCGACGATGGGGCAAGGGGCTGAGGGTTTTACCAGAGCGGCGCTTTTCGTACTGCAGATGCTCGCGCTTCAGGATGCGGAACTTTCGCAGAATGTGCAGCGTCATCGCCACAGTCTCGCCGCGCGCGTTATCGCCGCGGATCACAAGCATCGGGTGATTTTTGATGTCTAA
- a CDS encoding Maf family protein has protein sequence MSKKTQSVFENFPWQLVLASSSPRRQELLRYLGLPFTTRVPDIEEKRRAAETPLDYVQRNSREKAHIIYQSLPHDQPWAVIGSDTIGVLDDDVLEKPLDAKDAQKMLARMSGRSHKVLTGLAVVYGRGPEAKVQQRVIETDVFFKQLTPQEIAYYVGTGEPLDKAGSYGIQGIGGFLVERISGSYSNVVGLPLVELTDILRGLPLPS, from the coding sequence ATGTCTAAGAAAACTCAGAGTGTGTTTGAAAATTTTCCGTGGCAGCTCGTCCTTGCCAGTTCCTCACCAAGACGCCAGGAGCTTTTGCGCTACCTGGGACTCCCCTTCACCACCCGTGTGCCGGATATTGAAGAAAAACGCCGTGCCGCGGAAACGCCGCTCGATTACGTGCAACGAAATTCCCGTGAGAAGGCTCATATCATCTATCAGAGTCTGCCGCATGATCAGCCCTGGGCCGTGATCGGATCGGATACGATCGGTGTGCTGGATGATGACGTGCTGGAAAAGCCTCTGGATGCAAAGGATGCACAGAAGATGCTCGCGCGCATGTCGGGCCGTTCGCATAAGGTGCTCACGGGGCTGGCTGTGGTGTATGGCCGCGGGCCCGAAGCCAAGGTGCAGCAGCGGGTGATTGAAACGGATGTTTTTTTCAAGCAGCTCACGCCGCAGGAGATTGCCTATTACGTGGGAACGGGCGAGCCTTTGGATAAGGCCGGGTCCTATGGAATTCAGGGAATTGGTGGATTTTTAGTGGAGCGGATCAGCGGATCCTATTCCAATGTCGTCGGTCTTCCCCTGGTCGAACTCACAGACATTCTGCGCGGCCTGCCCCTGCCCTCGTGA